A genome region from Manihot esculenta cultivar AM560-2 chromosome 5, M.esculenta_v8, whole genome shotgun sequence includes the following:
- the LOC122723643 gene encoding uncharacterized abhydrolase domain-containing protein DDB_G0269086-like, translating into MGQFEILGNLMLPLRSLDSALEILLVGRPMGGTIRQAAETALPRSSGRPPPQFAVRAPKRFWAGERSAPSSEKRKEISLMPPSSSFDINGSGENDQLIVPFNVKYQYISRRLLDTPLYLIRAPFPNERIVLPYPPPSGLVDPQEASEVKMDDIKFPKNFVLSRDNMHAIFDAFGDGRSVTEIAAEMVQSASSKKVSRPPVKASSRALKPSSRSTKPSSRGGSSSTLRPAEGSRSAPASSEGVGGTSLPIVEQTPTVEQVEQGIAHSPGGVSGEKSEFPVTKDKEASGTGMEIILLDDQVSDVSAQNAPASVRIGSEGALPKTGDKRPALSETSAPSPARKKSKAATGPSPALPPLGKKKGVPAVPSLSPSGNVLSASDITSESPASAATGLFMEVDARDGSLQESVDRRIEEARLEENFSATSDARGNLVAAREQIQSLQVELRSALEALKKADEKTAETAGYTKSLEAELSQTREVLRVSDERAAALEVRCEGVLKQLSSMTEALSERDEAVRQKAEVQQQYGVLKADFEELQAQLEEAKAQKEAALARVEDYKDSSELKEFVAEACEAHLNEYKASGEMGAAVLKKAFRMYVTGYNRDLREARHAPDTPLAELRKYEANSDDCRRNIRRPAESSSEESELEGEDVEVLESGKDDPNSEKEDLHLESEIAPVVNVEGSDPRGSELPSDVTASVNNVGEGVLTDVSPLRTIYPPTLSEG; encoded by the exons aTGGGTCAGTTCGAGATTCTTGggaatttgatgttacctctaaggagtctgGACAGTGCTTTGGAGATCCTTCTGGTAGGGCGGCCGATGGGTGGGACTATTCGGCAAGCTGCTGAGactgctttacccaggtcgtctggccggcctcctcctcagTTTGCTGTCCGAGCTCCAAAGAGGTTCTGGGCTGGTGAGAGGTCTGCTCCTTCTTccgagaagagaaaagaaatttcCTTAATGCCCCCGTCgtcttcttttgatataaatggaagtggagAGAATGATCAACTCATTGTTCCCTTtaatgtgaagtacca gTACATTTCCCGGAGGCTCTTAGATACTCCTCTGTATCTGATTCGAGCACCTTTtccaaatgaaaggatagttcttccttacccaCCCCCTTcgggtttggtggatccccaagagg CTTCTGAAGTAAAAATGGATGATATCAAGTTtcccaagaactttgtcctgTCTCGGGACAATATGCATGCGATTTTTGACgcttttggggatgggcgttcagtGACTGAAATTGCTGCGGAGATGGTTCAATctgcttcctccaagaaggttagccgacctcctgTCAAAGCTTCTTCTAGAGCTTTGAAGCCGAGCTCCCGCAGCACCAAGCCGTCTAGCCGcggtgggtcgagctcaactcttaggcctgctgaagggtctagGTCTGCCCCAGCTTCCTCGGAGGGCGTGGGAGGAACCTCTCTtcctattgtggagcagacccctACCGTTGAACAAGTAGAGCAGGGTATTGCCCATTCTCCTGGAGGGGTGTCAGGGGAAAAATCTGAGTTCCCTGTTACTAAAGACAAggaggcctctgggacaggaatggagatcatcctcctagatgACCAAGTCTCAGATGTTTCTGCTCAAAATGCCCCTGCCTCTGTGAGGATTGGATCTGAGGGCGCTCTACCGAAGACCGGGGATAAACGCCCAGCCCTATCCGAAACATCTGCTCCATCTCcagctcggaagaaatccaagGCTGCCACAGGAccttctccagctcttcctccccTTGGGAAAAAGAAAGGTGTTCCTGCTGTGCCTTCATTGTCTCCTTCCGGCAACGTTCTAAGTGCGTCGGACATTACCTCcgagtctccggccagtgct gcgacgggcctctttatggaggtggatgctcgtgATGGCTCCCTCCAGGAGTCTGTAGACCGCCGAATTGAGGAGGCGCGTCTGGAAGAGAACTTTTCTGCAACCAGTGACGCAAGGGGTAATCTGGTAGCTGCTCGAGAGCAaatccagtccctccaggtggagCTGCGTTCGGCGCTAGAGGCCCTTAAAAAGGCTGATGAGAAGACGGCTGAGACAGCAGGGTATACCAAGTCTttagaagcagagctgtctcaGACTCGTGAGGTTCTCAGagtgtctgatgagagggcagctgcttTGGAGGTTCGCTGCGAAGGggttttaaagcagctgtctTCTATGACAGAGGCCCTTAGCGAAAGGGATGAGGCCGTGAGGcaaaaagctgaggtccagcAACAATATGGGgtcttaaaggctgattttgaagagCTTCAAGCTCAACTGGAGGAAGCGAAGGCTCAGAAGGAAGcagccctagctcgggtggag GACTACAAGGACTCTTCCGAGCTTAAGGAATTTGTGGCTGAGGCCTGTGAAGCACATCTtaatgagtataaagcttctggtgaaatggGAGCGGCTGTTCTTAAGAAAGCCTTCCGCATGTATGTGACCGGCTATAATCGTGAtttaagagaagccagacacgctcctgatactcctttggccgagcttcgCAAGTACGAAGCGAactcagatg ATTGCCGGAGGAATATACgccggccagctgagtcttcttcgGAAGAGTCCGAGCTAGAGGGGGAGGACGTGGAAGTCCTTGAGTCAGGGAAGGATGACCCTAACTCTGAGAAGGAGGATCTCCACCTTGAGTCAGAGATAGCTCCTGTTGTAAACGTTGAGGGCTCTGATCCAAGGGGTTCCGAGCTTCCTTCAGATGTGACTGCAAGTGTAAATAATGTAGGCGAGGGTGtgcttactgatgtaagtcctttaaggactatttatcccccCACCTTGTCAGAAGGATAA